Genomic window (Capsicum annuum cultivar UCD-10X-F1 chromosome 10, UCD10Xv1.1, whole genome shotgun sequence):
ACACTCCTACTTTATCTACGATATCTTTATTCCTATTCTTATCCCTCCTAGTATGTCCACACATCTTCCTCAACATACTTATTTCCACAATTTGTATCTTTTGAATATAAGAGTTCTTGATTGGCTAACACTCTAATTCATATAATATAGTCAGTCGAAACATCTCTTTTAAGTTTAGGTGAtactttcttatcacacaagactctaCAAACAAGTATTGATTTTGTCCACATCGTCCCAATAAAAAGAGTTATATCCCGTGAATCTCCCTATTGTCTTGAATTTAAGACACAAAATACTTGAAACATCCTCTTTTGAGGATAACCTTGGCACCAGACCTCATTTCCACTTTGGCCTCTTGTATGTATTGCTAAACTTGAACTCCAAGTAATCAGCCTTAGTTTTACTCAACTTCTAGATAAAAGCTATTGGATTCTGTCAATTTGGTAACCATACTTTATATTCGCTCCTTCTCTACGTGGTGATTCAATGAGTTATTTTTTCTCGATACTTTggtaatttattatttatcaaatatataagttTGAAGATTTTGATCTAATATTCtccttcattgatgatattcttgcaCTTTTTAATAACCCACGTTAGTTATGCTCGATTTTCACCTAAGATGACACTGATTGTCTAACGTACTTCTTTCACATATTATGAAAACATTAGATGAAGTAATACaatattttacataaaaaataccCGGCTTACAAAGGTGAAAAAACCACTGCTTGTACCTTTAAAAGATTTAACCCCAATTTCACTAAAAATAATGAGCCTCAACAGAATTCAGATTACAACTCTTGTAACCTAGAAGCTAACTCTAATTCCTAACACAAAAATCTTCCAAGGTGTGGTTTATGTTCCCCAATCTTCGAGTCTATCCCCAACTTGAAGATAAAATCCTGAACCAATTTATAACCCACTTGATCTAAGAGACATGGAAGTTACAACTCAATAAACACTCTTAATACATCATTACTAGACCTTATCAAGCTAAGACTCCTTAACCAAAAACAAGTTCTTCAACCTAATTCACTGTATCGAGCTGCACTTTGATAGCTAGGTAAAATTCTCTCAAATATCATTCCTACTTATTTAGTTGTATTTTGCCTTTTTCTCTTAATATAAGTGCATGAGTTTCATGTTGGAGGACCTTGTGTACTTACAACTATTCATTATTCTTCTTAATCAAGTGGACTTCCAACTATACAAGAAATCTCTTCTTTCTTGGACTCTCTTCATCTATTCATGTGTAGACTCCATATCAGATGTAGACTCCTATCTTTTTGTGATTTATGCAAACTTCGAGATTTTTTCTACTGACACTCCTTTATTTTAGAAAATCCTACCTCAAGTTGGACTATGGGTGATAGAACATGTAGTAGCAACATATTTCATGTACTTGTTCCATCACTTTGTCAATTATCAAAATCTATTCGACTGCAACATGCTTGAAAAGTACTCTCATCTTGCTTGGATGCTTGAGCTTGCATGTATGTGGACTCCTTATTTGGATATGCTTTATCATAATCGTAAGAATTCCTGTCTCAGTCTGTAAGAACTCTTTCTTGACAAAGACTCCTATCTtgctttgattcttgagtttgtACGCTTGTGGACTCCTTTCGTGAATATGTTTGTACATACTTTGTGGTCTTTTCCATTTGAGATTTCCTTTATTTCGGAAAGTCCATATACAAGTTGAACTCTAGACCACGAAATGTGTAGCATCGACCTATTTCATGTACGTGTTTCACCAcattgtcaatcatcaaaatataGTTGAACCCAATAATTGTAATCTTGGCTGATGGAAGATATACGAACATCATCGTATTTAATTAAATACTAATTGCGTTTTTTTTTCCTATGAAGAACTAAAAGTGAAGATATACCTCAAAGCATAGTGTTACAAAAACAAATGTTATTCTcttcatttcaatttgtttgccTAAAATATTATTGTCTCCgatctaaaataaatgaatttttgacCTTTTTATGATCAAATTTGAATGAATCTGTCAAAATCCAAAGTTGAATTAATTACTTTTCCCAAAATTACCATTCTAATATTGACAGGTTACTCTTTAATTAATGACATTAATTAAAAATCTTAACGGATATGCGACAATCCAAAAATATCAAACATGTTTTTTGATCATAATTTTTCCAAATAGTTgccaaatattttgaattattaattattatattttataatattcttTTACTTAATTTCCAAATATGCAAATTTTATCtaataaaattgatgattttattttcaaattcacaCATTAATTAATTTACTTCTTCCATTTTAAatcaagacaaataaattaaaacagatAAGTACTGCTTACAAAAATGTCAAATATGAAAATTTGACCTATATTTATTGGCGCTATCAGTAAATAATTACTACTTTCTATTGTTTTATACCGCCTAATGCCTATTCACTTTTTTTAACCAATTGTTTATTTGAAATAGTCCCGCGCTTACTATAAAGTCCCACGTTCCCCTCCACTTTccctcccaaaaaaataaaatcgtcACACATTTTATTCCTCCTTCTTCACTCCCTCCATAATTCTCATAGATGCAGAAATTGAAAATGGGTAAGCAAAGTAAACCAAAAAGAGCAGAAAATATAGGCAAAGGAAAAGTAACTCCTGTCCAAATTGCTTTCATCGTTGATCGTTACCTCTCCGATAACCATTTCAATGAAACTAGATCCACCTTCCGCTCTGAAGCTTCTCATCTACTCTCTAAATCTCCTATCAATGAGGTAACCGTTTCACATACATTGGTAGATCCTAATAGAGGCGTATCTAGAATTTAAGTTTTATGTGTTCTAagctttaattatttttcattttagaattGAACCCGTTTCATTTTATAAGTTATGCGAGTTTAGACCTATTATTTGTTgtaattttgacactttttttataCAAAGTTatcctttttataaaaaatactaGCTGTAGATAAAACTCGCAATATTAGATGTATTTCATAAAGCATTCGTTCATTTTAGAActaattatttcattttaatttgtttgtctggttttaacttgacatacaatttaaaaaatgtaaaatgtcAATTGCCCAGTATTTCATCAATTAGTTACCCAAGATATAAGATATTTATTAACtgagaaagaaatccacatgggCAAATATACTATAGATGCAATTTAGAAAAGAGGAGTGGATGCTTTCCTCTTTGCCATTTTTTCATCCGTGAATTGTTAATCAATCCGTTCTTACACTTCATGGGCTCaaatctttcttacacatgagtTTTTACAAGGTAGCGAACTTATGAATACATTTTCTTTACCATAATGTTCTTTAATCTCGTTCTCATATGTGGAAAGTTATGGTTAAAGAGTTTGCAGATCAAAAAGGAAAGAGATATTGTTGCTGAAATGAACCAAAAGAAAGtttgacaaataaattgaaatgaggGGATGTATGATGTTTGACTTCTAGGTCTGCTAGTCTTTACGTATAGATGAATAATATCGAGAGCTATACCATTGGGttgattttctcaaaaaaattatttttggtttttatgttttgtgattgGTAAATAGGCGCCGAGGAGTTTATTGAGTTTAGGAGCAATGCTGGATGAGTACATATGTTTGAAAGAGCAGAGGGTGTTTCTGGAGCAAGAAAAAGCTCATGTTCGGAATTTGCTAAGGGGAATGCAAGAAGTTGTGAACGGTTATAATGCACGGGCAAATCCAACGCCGCCTCCAACAATTCCTGGTTCTTCAACGCCCCAATCAGGCACTTTGCTCCAACAGACTAATGGGGTTTCCCCCATTTCAGAAGGTTTCCATTctgtcttttttctttctattttgtgTTAATGGTCAAATACACATCTAAGCTACCACTTTTTGGCGAGTTAGCTGCATAAACTATCACCCTCTTTGTATTAAATACACCTCGATACTGAGTTGGTTTGGTCAAATATCGTTCGCACTTGACAACATGCGTGTGCAGGCCAACTTAGCATTAAGTGATGTTCCAATACAAAGAAAGTGATGGTTTAAGTAGGCAAATGGAACAATGGATAGTTGAGTTATGAAACTAACGAAAAGTGATAGTGTAGGTTTTTTTTGGACCATTAACTCTTCTATTTTTAACTATCCTCATGACGTCACCAAATCATTATATATACTTGCTTATGTGTTAAATATAGTTTTTTATTCGTGTTATATGGGATCTTTGAGAGTGCCAAAATTCCTTATGTGTTGCCAAATTGCCATTGTTCATGAAAATTGCCAAATTTATTCACCGGGTTTGCTCAGCAGTTGTGAGCCAGTAGCTCCAAGGTTTTGCCTACAATAATGATatccaacaaaataaattttaatttttttttttagattgttGAGTACTAATTTGTTAGAGTTTCAAGGTATCAGCCAGAAAGTACTGTTATTTGTCTTCATATTTCGACATTTATTTAAGGTTATTTTTCAACATAAATACACTTGGGAAGCACTTTGGTCCCAAATTCCCAACATACCTTACTAGATATAAATCCTTAAGACCCAACATACCTTACTAGATATAAATCCTTAAGACCTTAGGATGTGGTACTTTGATTCAAATTCCCATTTTTGACATCTCTGGAGCTACAAGATATAGAGACAGCCTTAAATGTATAAATCCCTAAAGACCTTAACATAATCTCTGTATTAGCTTCTAGGACGATGTTCTAGGCGCACACATCATGATGTTTCCTATTGACTTTGCACTAAGCTTGTACCAGTAGTTTTTCAGTTATGACTGATGAACAAGTCCGATTTTCTTCTTCATTCGACTGTTTCAGTCAAACATCTAGTTTCAACACAAACAACCTATATCTAACCGCTCAAAACTTTTTCTGTAcattgataacaacaacaacaacataccagtgtaCACTGATGTGAAAATCAAATTAGCCAATTGCAACATTTACTTGATGTCTTACTAGATTTCGCTCCTCAATAAAGTCTATTGAATGTATATTATATTGTTGTGGAGTGGACATACATTCACAGAGTTGTAGGACTTGGAAGAACAAAAAGGATGTAGCATTATCATTAACCCGACAGCATTAAGTTTGTGTCATTACCATGAGACGATAATGATCCATTGTTTTCTTTTGCCTGAAAGATCTATTCCATCTTTCGAATGCCTATACCTTAAATGAAAGAATCAGGAGACAATCCATTCTTACACCAATTGTTTTGGACAAATATTCTAGTAGTGACATTAATCATTATCAAATTTATCAGGTTATTGTTCTGCATACACTAGTCCAGTTCTTATGTCAGCATCAATACCTTCCAATACTGCTGCTGATGCCATGAAATTTTCTACTCCAAATTCCATCCCAACAACTTCAAAAAGAAAAGGGTCCAAGGATGTTTCAGATGCTTCAACAGCTGCGAAGAAATCTCGTACACAGTCACCCACCAATCAGTTGACACTTAAGGGTAAATTTAATGACGTTCAGACTTTGTGAATCTCATGTCTTAATCCTATGGTGATCACTGAGTAGTCAGTACCCTTTTCCTTGCAGGTGCTAGTACAATGCCACAAGATGATAATTATAACAATATTTTGAAGAGCTCTGCAGTTCAGTTGCCAGTCCAAGGATCTAACAACCCCAAGTTTTTGTCTGACCACCCCGTTCAGTCCCTTCTAACTAATTATTCTGACCCTAAGACACCTCCAATAGAATCTTCATCCCAAACTGACAAATCTATCTCTCCATTTGAAATTTGTTCAACAGCAACTTCCATCAAAGAAGCTACTCCCTCTCATCTCATGTCGACTAACCACATGATAATCTCTTCAGAGACAATTCGAGTGACCCCTACTAAACAAATAGCATACTATTCTATAGAAAGAAATCACTGTGTTTCGACTTCCTCACCAGTTAAAACAAACTTGAAAAGGTCTGTGAAGAGAGATCAAGTAAAAGGTAGGTTAGATTTTGATGCATCGGACATTCCAAGTAGTTCAGAGGTACCACAAGTTCCCGACAGGATTTCAACGTCTGATTCTGAGAAGGAAGGAGATATTTTTGACTTGGATTTACCTAACTTTGATCTTCTGGGTGCGGATTTTAATCTTTCTGAGCTGCTGTATCATTTCGACATTGATGGACAAGGGATTGATCATTCTTGCCAGGACAAACTGGACTTTTCTCCAGATACAATTTCAGGGTAAAAATTCTTGCTTTTCTGTCCATGAAGAAGGGTGTTTTTTGCACCCTTCATGCCAGCTTATACAGAATCTAAGTTTACATCTAATATTTAATGCACAGGTCACCATATGAGTCTGGAAATGTCAACATTGATGCAAACCAAATAGCATCACAGATTTCGTCAACAGTAACCGAAGTCTTTTCAGAGAAAGAAACAAGTTTACTAGGTAAAACCCGTAAAAGGGAATTCTTGATTATGCAATTGGGTGTGAACTTCTTTATGTGAAAGTGaagtaaatatttttcaattttgtcaTTGATTCTTCAGGTTCAGATACTGTGAAAACTGTGAAATCGGTTACCAAACGTATCCAACTTTTAAGTCCCGGTAAGTGGTATTGTCGCTTCATTTTAACATTATTCTTTATTGTGTACAAAGTGCTAATAGAGGACATAACACTAATCGATTCTGTATCATTTACATCTGCAGTTAAGAGTAACAGAAGCTCGAGACATTAGAAATTCTGTGCAAGAAATTGACTAAATTCTTCAGTAGATGGATATGGAGGTTGACATGCTAGAATTCATCACAGCTGACCTTATGAAATCCAATAGAGATACCTTCTTAAGTTTTAACTTTGAGTATTCATTCATTTGTAAACTATAAGATGGATTTGAGTTACATAGAAGCCTCTGGGTACATTTTGTCTGTTTGATAAACTCAAATGCCTATTGTACATAACTTGCATTACATCAGTTGACAGTGAAAAAGCTCTCAGGCAAGGTACTTTTCCAGCTTATCAATTTCTTCTGGACTTCCAATAAAAATAGGTGTTCGCTGATGTATctgcaacaaaaaaaaaaagagtatttaAGGTCCTATGGGCTCACACTTAAAGAAGACCTCAATATGACGTCTTAAGCATCTTTCCGCATTAAGTTACGtgctttttttatataaaaaaaatcattatattaCACCACCTACACCTTAAACTCAAACTTCAACTTTAATTGTCATTAAAGAATCTTAATTTAGGTTTTCGTTGAATGGAGGTTTTCAAACCTACCTTCTCAGGCATGCTTTCCAATATCCGTTGGTTGCAATCTGTTGCTTTGCCACCAGCTTGTTCTACGATGTAGCTCATTGGAGCACACTCGTACAATAACCTCAAGTTCCCATTCTTGCTGTTCTTGTTCTTAGGATTTCCATAAATACCGCCATACAACAACATTCTGTAGATTTCACCCACGAGACAACCTATGTAACGGCCTGAATATGGCTTGCCATTTGGACCTGGTTGCCTTAAGTGGTCAATATAATTCTGCAATTTCACATCCCATAGATCATAATTTCCCTCATTAAAGGAATATATTCTTCCAGCCTTTGGTATTTTGATATCTTCATGCGTCAAAGCAAATTCTCCATATGCAGGGTCTAAAGTAAATGCATATACTCCGTTTCCTACCGAGAGTGTGTACACTACTGAACTTGAATAAAGACAATACTCTGCTGCTACTAAATTGCTCCCTCGCTGGCAAACACTGACTATACACTTTCCCTGGCTTGGTCAatctgaaaatccaaaaagtATTGCTTTTCAATTTCATTTTATGAATCATTGTACTGAGATAAGTATAAATGGAGTGATATGGACAATGATGATTCATATAGCCGACCTCAATTTGTTCAGGTTGAGGCATAATGTTATTGTTATACTTAAGTTTCATGTTTGAATTGCGAAAATTACCATAGAATCATCATCCATGTCTACAAGGCATTGCTGATCTGGACCATAAATTCCAAAAATTGATCCAGTGGTTAAGGCAATATCAATGTTAGCAGATCCATCGATGGGGTCAAACACTACAATATAATTTCCAGAATAAGTTTCTTCAACTGCAACAGGTACATCTCCTTCCTCTGATGCGATAATCCCCATCCTCCCTTGATCTTAGACAATTGCAGAACAACTGTAACACTCAAAAGATTACGTTTTTATTG
Coding sequences:
- the LOC107845979 gene encoding cell wall protein RBR3 isoform X2; the encoded protein is MQKLKMGKQSKPKRAENIGKGKVTPVQIAFIVDRYLSDNHFNETRSTFRSEASHLLSKSPINEAPRSLLSLGAMLDEYICLKEQRVFLEQEKAHVRNLLRGMQEVVNGYNARANPTPPPTIPGSSTPQSGTLLQQTNGVSPISEGYCSAYTSPVLMSASIPSNTAADAMKFSTPNSIPTTSKRKGSKDVSDASTAAKKSRTQSPTNQLTLKGASTMPQDDNYNNILKSSAVQLPVQGSNNPKFLSDHPVQSLLTNYSDPKTPPIESSSQTDKSISPFEICSTATSIKEATPSHLMSTNHMIISSETIRVTPTKQIAYYSIERNHCVSTSSPVKTNLKRSVKRDQVKGRLDFDASDIPSSSEVPQVPDRISTSDSEKEGDIFDLDLPNFDLLGADFNLSELLYHFDIDGQGIDHSCQDKLDFSPDTISGSPYESGNVNIDANQIASQISSTVTEVFSEKETSLLGSDTVKTVKSVTKRIQLLSPVKSNRSSRH
- the LOC107845979 gene encoding cell wall protein RBR3 isoform X1 produces the protein MQKLKMGKQSKPKRAENIGKGKVTPVQIAFIVDRYLSDNHFNETRSTFRSEASHLLSKSPINEAPRSLLSLGAMLDEYICLKEQRVFLEQEKAHVRNLLRGMQEVVNGYNARANPTPPPTIPGSSTPQSGTLLQQTNGVSPISEGYCSAYTSPVLMSASIPSNTAADAMKFSTPNSIPTTSKRKGSKDVSDASTAAKKSRTQSPTNQLTLKGASTMPQDDNYNNILKSSAVQLPVQGSNNPKFLSDHPVQSLLTNYSDPKTPPIESSSQTDKSISPFEICSTATSIKEATPSHLMSTNHMIISSETIRVTPTKQIAYYSIERNHCVSTSSPVKTNLKRSVKRDQVKGRLDFDASDIPSSSEVPQVPDRISTSDSEKEGDIFDLDLPNFDLLGADFNLSELLYHFDIDGQGIDHSCQDKLDFSPDTISGSPYESGNVNIDANQIASQISSTVTEVFSEKETSLLGSDTVKTVKSVTKRIQLLSPGKWYCRFILTLFFIVYKVLIEDITLIDSVSFTSAVKSNRSSRH